The DNA segment TTACACATATATATGTCGTTGACTTTCTTTAGAGATgtcacatgtttttttttttaaaaaaaaaaaacttaaacacgaGCAGAACAGTTTCTCATTTGATGCTAAGAGGCTCCTTTCAGATATATCTCAAACTTGTTTCATTTCCTTCCTCTCATGGCTTATCATATTTTTTGCTGGTTTAGGTTTTAAGCAACATTGTAGAACCGGCACTGCTATCTCTAGATAGATCTGGGTTGGACAAGCCTGTTTCTCAGGAGACATTTTTGGAGGAATTTAAGGTAGTGGCATTGGCTGTCGCTAATCGTCTTAAGGAGCAACCAGTCATAGTTGCTCACAGTGAGAACATCTTTGATGGAAGTGGTGTTAAGAGACTACTATCCAATAAGTTCGAATTGGACAAGGTCAAATTTTTTTGTGATTGCTTGtaatatctttcattttctctcttcttttcttcaatctccttaCATGGAATACACCCATATATCATGCGTTGCAGACTTTGAACTCTGCTTTAGAGACTTTGCCTAAAGATCGAAATGGAAAGATGTCAAAAGAATATCTACGGGTGGCACTGGACGCGCTGGCTCCATCTGCTGGTTTACCTCCCCTTGGTGCCATTGAAGAGGTATATGGTGTCAACACACTGCCAAATTATACTACCATTAATTATATCTAGTTGACATTATGGTATTTGCTTATGGTTAGACACAGCATGAACATTGAAGTGTTTGGTTGTGCAGATGGATAAGGTTATTGGTGAAGTGTTTAAGATGGCGAATGCAGATGAAGCGAAGATGGTGAAAGAAGAGGAGTTCAAGAAAGTTTTAACTGAAATACTGGGAAGCATTATGTTGCAGTTGGAGGGAAGTCCCATATCGGTTTCTTCAAATTCTGTAGTGCACGAGCCTCTAGACTCATCTTCCACACTTCTTCAGCCATCCTCTAGTGAAACTGCACCCTAGCTGTACGTACGTGTTTAACATATCACGGCTAAATGAAccatcaaatatataataaaattttattcatatatatgtaaattatcATTACTCCCATAACTTGTGTTTTGCTGTGGAGCTATTTGTGAATCtgaaaaatatacaaatcaTGGAGAACCAAAACTGATTACTCTCAAGTAAgattattttactatatataaaGATGCATACATTATCAAACATTGTGAATGAAGCATTTGTTATAAAGGCAAATGTGAGTTCTATAAGTTGTATTGTATATATTGTCTAGTTGATATATAGTATCAAAACAAGTAGCAAGTGAACAAGTTTTTCACATAAAAGCTAACATAAATTTGTTGTATCTTTCCTTTATTGGTGAGAGTCATGGAAGATCGTTTAAAACGGAAGTGTTAGGGATGGTTCCACAAAAACCCATAGCCAAGTTGAAGATATCATATTCTCCATCCACCCAATTCAAACCCTTCTTTGGTAAACTAATGGAGACACTGTAATAGATTATGCAGGCCAAGAAAGGCCCGACCCAGAAAATCCAATGCCCATTCCATAGTGAGCCTCCGTGAAGTAACGCCGAGCCCAAACATCTTGCCGGGTTGAGGCCCGCACCTGCATAACCAGGCCTCCTTGTTACAGTTAACGACAGAAAAACTGCGAGTGCGAGGGATGCTGCTACCACGAAACACACCATTGGAAAGCCCAATTCCTTGCTCCTTTTCTTATCAAATGCCAGCGTGATACCGACAAAGAGTACCAGAAGCGTGCAAGAGAATTCCAACAACAAAACATCCTGCGCGTTTATGGAAGAACCTTGTCCTTTGTCACCAATCGCACAACCTCCCAGAGAATAAGTGTGTGCTAATTTTGGCTCCATCACACTCTTTAGTACAAAGAAACCAATTATTGAGCCAATGCACTGTGCCAGGACGTAAAGGAGAGCACGAGAAAGGGTGACAATACCCTTTAGAGCCGCAACGAACGTGAAAATAGGGTTCATATGACCCCCGGATAGAGGAACTATCACAATTAAAAACAAGAACACTATGATGAACACTGCAAAGGGAATAAGAAGCTTGGGATCGGACTCGTGTGATTCCAAACATGCAATTGTGCAACTCGTTAGGGTGAACATTAGTGCACCAGTTGCAATTAACTCTACCAAAGCTGCTTTCCACGTCTGAGAAAAGGAATTCAAAACATGTTATTGCCGctcagtatatatatatatatatatatatatatatatatatatatatatatatatatatatattactgaaaagaacataaaaattataattagattcAAAAACCTCCACTGTGAAAATTTCATGGGCACCGATAAAGGTAAGAAATTTGGACTCTGAAAACTTGTCGTGAAACTTTGTGTCGCCGCCATGAACGGCCATTGAAAATTGGTCGTTCATTTCAACCACCTGAGAATTCGATGGATGTATTATGTGATATCTGCCTTCTATTTATCATTGTGAGTCTGCCAAACGCAATCATTGTGGAATCACTTTCATGGCATCTTTcaccaaatattaaaattaatttccacggatttttagtttttatttttttttcattttagattaTCGTGAGAGAAAGAAGAGCACATGGTGTGGGTGGGAGATGAAAACTGGAAGAGATGAAAACGATGAAGGGAGGTATAAATGCGGTGTGTGTGGATGAAAAGATGAGTGGAATAAGTATATTAATAAATGGGCACAAAAGTTACCAGAAGCGATGAAGAACCCAATTATCTATAAATGAATATTTCCAAATAAagattttctttcattgtttgAGTCAGAATACGGATTGAAATTCAATGGTTGCAGTTATAAATAAGGACACGCAATAGCTGTTCCACTAACATTGTCAAACTATTCTTTGATTCTGCGAACGAAACACCTCTGTCACCGGGACTCTctgtttttaacttttacttGGATCAAAAGGTTTATTCCATTACGCCATAAGCTTTTTAGTCGTATCTGTGGACAGTTTTAATGTTTTGAACCTTTTCACATTCAAAGTAAAGGATTAAGATAAAATACTCCCTAGAAGTATCCCTACATAGACAAGTTGCGATGATTAGAGATTAAAATATGAActgaaattatcattttatcagATCCTTAATTTCTTCACTCCAaatacgataaaaaaaaattgttatggTTTGAATGATGGTTGTGTCAAACCAAATTGACCAGCCAAAATTCTACAGAGAGACTTGCATCAAAACTATACATGATACTGCATATTTTGTTTCAGACTTGGAACCCTGCATTGCATTGTTCTGGCAGATCCTTTGGGAAAGAAGTATCATAAACATCATGTTCTCCCTCAAGCCAAACCAAATCCACCTTTGGCAGGTTCATAGACACAATATAATACACCATGCATGCCAAGAAAGGCCCAAGCCAGAAAACCCAATGCCCATGCCAGAGTGGTCCTCCATGAAGCAGTGCCGGGCCTAAGCATCTTGCTGGGTTGAGGCCCACACCAGCATAACCGGCCCGCCCAGTTACAGTTAGGGACACAAACACTGCCAATGCCATGGATCCTGCGACCACCAAACACACCATTGGCAAGCCCAACTCCCTAGACCTTTTCTTGTCAAATGCCAATGTGACCCCCACAAAGAGTACCACAAATGTGCATGTAAATTCCACTAGCAAAGCATTCTGTGGCTTAATGCCAAAACTCACTCTTTGGCCATCAATGGCACAACCTCCCAAGGAATATGTGTAGGCTAATTTGGGGTCTATGACGCACTTTAGTATAAAGAAACCGATTATTGAGCCAATGATTTGTGCTAAGACGTAAATGAAAGCACGGGTGAGAGTGACAACACCCTTCAAAGCACCAATGAATGTGAAAACAGGACTCATGTGACCCCCAGAGAGAGGAACTGTCACAACTAGGAACAAAAAGGCTATGATGAAAACTGCAAAGGGAACAAGAAGCTTTGGATCAGTCTCCTTTGAGTCCAAGCATGCAACAATCGAAGTGGTCAAGGCAAACATCAGAGATGCAGTTGCTGTTAATTCTGTTAAAGCTGCTTTCCACATCTGAAACAAGGAAACTAAATTGTTATCTTGTTAACAACAAATTACTTTCTGATTCACCTATGTTGTTACTGTGTGTTCACTTAATCAACTATACAATTTATAAACTcattttcaaagtaatttaCTGTCTTATCATACTGGTTAAATGTTGGACAGCATTATGCTTCAGCTGTAAGAACCATTTATTCAACTGATAACAACTCTCAAATGTGTATCATAATAAGGTAACTGTATTTCATAATAGATAAATCAGCatcataaatgaataaaatgttaTCATGTTTCGTGGTTTGAttgtttaattcttttcttttgagtATATAGTTAGGTTTcgttttcttaaataatatgtTTCCATCTGTGCCTCTTAAactgatattatattaaagtatGAGTCATAGACTATATGCATGGGAATATGCTATCACGCATAACACTTAACGGAAAGACACGATAGAACAAGACAACCTTCTATAATTTTCTACAAGAGAGAAACACAGAGCTTATTAAGATTGAATTAACTTCTCTACCCAGTAGTGTAGAATACAAAACGCGTCTTTTAATCATGATTATAAGGGAATGTTAATCATATGATAGTATGGTGGAAGATTATGAAATTGTCAACTtcatcaattataaatataaagcattatttgttaaaatgtaaTCAAGATATAGATATTGGATAGCTAAACTTTAAATAAGTAACAAAGATATTAGAGGGTATGATAAGAAGAACATAAAATTTGCGTTAATTATACCTCTGGTCGGAAAATCTCATGTGCCCCAGTAAAAGCAAAACACTTTCGCCTTACTGATTTCTTTAACAAGGAGCTGACTGGTTTGTTAGTATGATCAGATCTCGAAAGTTGTTCAACAACTACTACATGGGAATTAGCTAAGTCCATGTTTCCAGTGTTTCAAGAAGAAAGGGATGGCTGGATTCTATCTGTAGAAACTGTTTTTACAAAGGATATTAGCCACCTTAATTATAATGATGCATGTGATTGAAACTGGTAAACAAAGTGCTATTTATAGAGACCTATAGTGCCAAAATAAGTTTTGGCGTGTTAATTCGTCTTAAATATCACAATGACTACTGCATAATGGTTTGATGTAATAATTTGTCTGCGTAAATGTCTAAGACATGGATAGGTTTGAGCTCACTTCTTTCTAGTTCTCCACAACTTCTTCGCTGTGAACAAAGCCAATTTTTGGACCTTTTTATGCAAATTTCAGCAATTTAACTATTCAAAAGTTGACTAGTACGTGAATATGTAGAATAACATTACTATAATATCAAGACTGTATTTAAAATGGACATTATAAGAAAACGTTAGTATTATTCTTGTAGCTATTCCTgcttttttgtttgtgtttttcttacGAAGTTATGATCAAAGCTGATGCATTGTATTTAGAGGGCATATTTTAGGTATATACTGAAAAACATAGGTCTTGACAGGATCGATTATCCTCTGCAATCGCCGAGCTATTATGCATGATTTTTATACATTACTTGGCAACGAAATGCTTATCCAACTTTGTTTTCTGATTAAATCTGATTTATGGTTtatcaaacataaaatacaaCTGAAGcaaaatactattaaataaacaaatactgttttgatttacatttttatttcttatgttCTGGAAAATGAGAAGACTGTTACCAAAAAGGATGACAAAGCAATACACTATAAGATTGCTTCTGGACTTTTTAGGCAGCTGCAATAACGAATTAAGCTAAATTGAAGTTCGAAAACAAAAAACTGATAGCCAAATTTGCAGCctcgttttctttttattagacTAGAACAAGCATTTTTTaaggtatttcaaaatttgaattttgagttGATTCAATGAGAACCTGTGAACCCAAAGGATCGATCTTCAACAGATAGGTAATACATTTAATAGTGTTAAATTTACAAATGAATGTTTTGAAGCTGGTTGAACTAAGGGCTAAGAAAGAGACGATATGAGTTGAAGCTGTACATATATTGAGAGGAAAATTGATTAGAAGAGAAATCTAAGTTAGAAATTGGAATGGTGAGTGATTTTCCTGGTCTTAACGTCATGAAAGATGAAATTTCTGATAATTTTATCAGCCTTGGTGATCCCGGTGACACCAACAGCATCAGGGTCTTGGATAATGGGGTTACGCAGAGGATTCAATCCCTCCACACTCGACCTTAACATCTTTTCCTTCTtcaaaaaatcactttttttatcGAACCAATCGCCCCAACCTTCTCTTAATGGTGAAATCCTTCTTCCCGTGCCCTTCAACAAAAGCGCATCCTCAACGCCCTTCACCTGCAACACCTTCGACCGCACCTTCTCCTCCACCGCCACGTCATCGGACCCAAACACGGTCTTCCCGCCATCCTCCGGGTCCATAAATGGCCCCTCGTCGTCGTTTTCCATGAAGGAGCTCTTGCTGATGGCCCGACGGATCACGCCCTCCACATGATTGAAAAAGTACCCAGACACGTCGGAATTCCGATCCAGAGGCTCGTCGTCGTCTGCGTCGGCGTCTATGGCGTCCTCCGGCTCTTCATCCACCACGTCGAGAGCGTCAATGGTGTCCTCGCCGGCGATGAAATCGTCGTTGACGGAGTCGGAGAGGAGGGAGTCGAAATTGACATGATGGGAAGGGTGGGGGACGGTAGCGCGGCGAACGAGGAGGGAGGTGGAGACGATCACCAACAGAAGGAGTCCCAAAACGACGACGCATAGGAACACTCCGTGACGGGGACGCCGCCGGGATCGGAGATTTCTCAGCATTTtctcaaattgaaaatttttcaacGAAATGCAAGAACGATGTTTCAAGTGGGCCCAATTTGGTGGGCCATTCATTGGTGGTTACCAACATCTTTTccttatatatacaaaaaaaaaaacatattttccttATATTATTAAATCTAGTAAAATTTCCCttatataaattacaatttatttctcTAATACGATATTTCGAATTCACATCGCGtctatttgaattaaaattaggaTCAGAGCAACATGAAATGCACATTCCTTGGAAATGTGATTGTGCTATTATTAAGACatgtttattgaaatttaaatactCCAAAAAGGATTATACAAGTTACACAAAGTAcgatatataattaagaatactcattaatatttagtaaaataaagaaaatgaaagagctATACacgtaaaattatatatatatatatatatatatatatatatatatatatatatatatatatatatatatatatatatatatatatatattcaaaaccatttttataatgtataatcGGTCGCaaatacttaaataaacaaGATAAGAAATTGTTCATGTTTAAGTAAACTCTTCTTATCTTTGAATTTGATGTTTAAGATGGTTCGTGGTTGCTGCAATTTGTGTGGTTGATCTAACTTCAACTGAGAAACAAATCCTGAACATCTTCCCATACAATATGATCTCCATGATCGACTTGCCTCCTAACTAATCCACATTTTATACATATGACAAAAGTTGTGTGCATCATGTCTCACCCGTTACAAACTTGTCACGCCATCATAGACATGGTTGAAAGATTATATATACTGCTTCTGCTTTCTCTAGGTAGAGGAAATTACATGCATCTGATATATATCACTACCTAAGAAGAAATATGGGAGAAGAAGGTATTTGGAAAGATGTTACAAAGCAAGGGATCAACCCCGGAAAGGCTACCATATTAGCTCTTGGCAAGGCTTTCCCTCCTCAGCTTGTCATGCAAGAGTTTTTAGTTGATGGATATTTCAGGAGCACAAACTGTGACAATCCTGAGCTTAAGCAGAAGCTCGCTAGACTTTGTAAGTACACACACAAGCTTTCACAAATTTACCCTTTTCTATGTATATATAGGGATATTGTGATTGATCATCTCAGGTGATTTGTTCACTCTTCATTTCCACCACCTGTTACCCTTCAAACAGTTGATTCTCGCGTAAGTTTAGATTATAGTTTCAGATCATGTTTGAATACAGCAAACAATGGCTTAGGCCAAATATGTTATGCATGTTTAGATCAGAAGTTGCAAATGTATGTTTATACGCAACCCTGATGTTGCTTTAGCTTGAAAGTTGGTATGCAAAATTACCAAAATGATTTTAAGAAGACAAACCTCGAGGAAGGTGAATGGGACACTGACTTTGGCTTAATGTGGTATGAACAGGCAAAACAACTACAGTGAAAACAAGGTACGTGGTTATGTCGGAGGAAATACTG comes from the Vigna radiata var. radiata cultivar VC1973A chromosome 2, Vradiata_ver6, whole genome shotgun sequence genome and includes:
- the LOC106756318 gene encoding uncharacterized protein LOC106756318 isoform X3, with amino-acid sequence MAAGLKRDPIVILRIDGEDLLEFVNGSAYEAEMASIFSHIESPNRSLHDHIIEALGKLTVEQGIPPTADSWVLSNIVEPALLSLDRSGLDKPVSQETFLEEFKVVALAVANRLKEQPVIVAHSENIFDGSGVKRLLSNKFELDKTLNSALETLPKDRNGKMSKEYLRVALDALAPSAGLPPLGAIEEMDKVIGEVFKMANADEAKMVKEEEFKKVLTEILGSIMLQLEGSPISVSSNSVVHEPLDSSSTLLQPSSSETAP
- the LOC106755927 gene encoding uncharacterized protein At4g19900-like, whose protein sequence is MNGPPNWAHLKHRSCISLKNFQFEKMLRNLRSRRRPRHGVFLCVVVLGLLLLVIVSTSLLVRRATVPHPSHHVNFDSLLSDSVNDDFIAGEDTIDALDVVDEEPEDAIDADADDDEPLDRNSDVSGYFFNHVEGVIRRAISKSSFMENDDEGPFMDPEDGGKTVFGSDDVAVEEKVRSKVLQVKGVEDALLLKGTGRRISPLREGWGDWFDKKSDFLKKEKMLRSSVEGLNPLRNPIIQDPDAVGVTGITKADKIIRNFIFHDVKTRKITHHSNF
- the LOC106756318 gene encoding uncharacterized protein LOC106756318 isoform X1, which translates into the protein METDSGRLSRKKSGGNGQVLDGSNIMELVGNDQVFTTFVDNKFHQLDTDRDGKLSVKELQPAVADIGAALGLPPHGTNPDSDHIYSEVLNEFTHGKQEKVSKTEFKEVLSDILLGMAAGLKRDPIVILRIDGEDLLEFVNGSAYEAEMASIFSHIESPNRSLHDHIIEALGKLTVEQGIPPTADSWVLSNIVEPALLSLDRSGLDKPVSQETFLEEFKVVALAVANRLKEQPVIVAHSENIFDGSGVKRLLSNKFELDKTLNSALETLPKDRNGKMSKEYLRVALDALAPSAGLPPLGAIEEMDKVIGEVFKMANADEAKMVKEEEFKKVLTEILGSIMLQLEGSPISVSSNSVVHEPLDSSSTLLQPSSSETAP
- the LOC106756320 gene encoding aquaporin TIP1-2-like, which translates into the protein MNDQFSMAVHGGDTKFHDKFSESKFLTFIGAHEIFTVETWKAALVELIATGALMFTLTSCTIACLESHESDPKLLIPFAVFIIVFLFLIVIVPLSGGHMNPIFTFVAALKGIVTLSRALLYVLAQCIGSIIGFFVLKSVMEPKLAHTYSLGGCAIGDKGQGSSINAQDVLLLEFSCTLLVLFVGITLAFDKKRSKELGFPMVCFVVAASLALAVFLSLTVTRRPGYAGAGLNPARCLGSALLHGGSLWNGHWIFWVGPFLACIIYYSVSISLPKKGLNWVDGEYDIFNLAMGFCGTIPNTSVLNDLP
- the LOC106778217 gene encoding probable aquaporin TIP1-2, with product MWKAALTELTATASLMFALTTSIVACLDSKETDPKLLVPFAVFIIAFLFLVVTVPLSGGHMSPVFTFIGALKGVVTLTRAFIYVLAQIIGSIIGFFILKCVIDPKLAYTYSLGGCAIDGQRVSFGIKPQNALLVEFTCTFVVLFVGVTLAFDKKRSRELGLPMVCLVVAGSMALAVFVSLTVTGRAGYAGVGLNPARCLGPALLHGGPLWHGHWVFWLGPFLACMVYYIVSMNLPKVDLVWLEGEHDVYDTSFPKDLPEQCNAGFQV